The segment GATATTTTTCGATAATACTCTCAACTAATTATTGAACATATTAATAATATGTTCAAATTAATGTGCGCTCAGAATGTTTTTTGAGACTACATTCTTAAAATTTCGACACAGGGGGAAGGACAAATGACAAAGCAAGACGTTTTTCAAGCACGTTCTTCATTTGAGGTTAATGGAAAAAAGTATAATTATTTTCAATTAAGTTCTTTACAAAAATTAGGTAACATTACTCGCCTACCATATTCTATTAAAGTTTTGTTGGAATCAGTTTTACGTCAAGTTGACGGTCGAGTAATTACAAAAGATCATGTGGAAAATTTAGCTAAATGGGGTACTAAGGATATAAAAGCCATAGATGTACCTTTTAAGCCATCACGTGTTATTTTACAGGATTTCACAGGAGTACCAGCTGTCGTTGATTTAGCGTCACTGCGTAAAGCTATGGCAGATATGGGTGGAGATCCAGATAAAATTAACCCTGAAATTCCAGTAGATTTAGTAATTGATCACTCTGTACAGGTTGATAAAGCAGGTAGTGCAGATGCGTTAAACTTTAACATGGACTTAGAATTTGAGCGAAATGCAGAGCGTTATAAATTTTTAAGCTGGGCTCAAAAATCTTTTGATAATTATCGTGCTGTACCACCAGCTACTGGTATCGTTCACCAAGTAAATTTAGAGTATTTAGCAAATGTTGTTCAAGCGGTTGAAGAGGAGAATGGGGAATTTATAGCTTATCCTGATTCACTTGTAGGTACGGATTCACATACGACAATGATCAATGGTATAGGAGTTCTAGGCTGGGGTGTTGGTGGTATAGAAGCAGAGGCAGGTATGCTAGGACAACCATCTTATTTTCCAGTTCCAGAAGTCATTGGTGTGAAGCTAACAGGAGCTTTACCGAATGGCACTACAGCGACTGATTTAGCATTAAAAGTAACTCAAGTACTTCGTGCTAAAGGAGTTGTAGGAAAATTTGTTGAGTTTTATGGACCAGGTGTTGCTGAATTACCACTTGCAGATCGTGCGACAATTTCTAATATGGCTCCAGAATACGGGGCAACTTGTGGTTTCTTCCCAGTTGATGAGGAAGCGCTTGAATATATGCGTTTAACAGGACGTTCAGAAGAACAAGTGAAAGTTGTTGAAGCTTACTGTAAAGCTAATGGTATGTTCTTTACAGCTGATGCAGAAGATCCTATCTTTACTGATGTGGTTGAGATAAACTTATCAGCAATAGAAGCAAACCTATCAGGACCAAAACGTCCACAAGATTTAATACCACTTACTAAAATGAAGGAAGCATTTAATACAGCTTTAACAGCAGAAGCTGGCAACCAAGGATTTGGGTTAGATAAAGCTGAATTTGATAAAAAAGTAGCTGTCAAATTAGCTAACGGTAATGAGACAACGATGGAAACTGGTGCGATTGCGATTGCTGCTATCACATCTTGTACGAATACTTCAAATCCATATGTTTTAGTGGGAGCTGGATTAGTAGCGAAAAAAGCAGTTGAAAAGGGCTTGCAAGTTCCTGAATATGTAAAAACATCATTAGCTCCTGGCTCTAAAGTTGTTACTGGATACCTTAAAGATGCTGGTTTACTCCCATACTTAGAGCAACTTGGTTTTAACGTAGTAGGTTATGGTTGTACAACATGTATCGGTAACTCAGGTCCATTGGCAGAGGAAATTGAAGAAGCAGTTGCGAAAAATGATTTATTAGTTACTTCAGTACTTTCTGGTAATCGAAATTTTGAAGGCCGTATTCATCCTTTAGTCAAAGGAAATTACTTAGCATCACCTCCATTAGTTGTTGCTTACGCTCTTGCAGGTACTGTTGATATTGAATTGCAAAAAGATGTAATTGGAAAAGATAAAGACGGTAACGACGTTTACATGAACGAAATTTGGCCAACTATGGAAGAAGTAAAAGAAGTTGTTAATCAAACTGTTACACCAGAATTGTTTAGAAAAGAATACGAACAAGTATTTGATGACAATGAGCGTTGGAATGAAATAGAGACTTCTGAAGAAGCATTGTATAGTTGGGATGAAGATTCTACTTATATTCAAAATCCACCGTTCTTTGAAGGGTTGTCAAAAGAGCCAGGTACAGTACAAGACTTAAAAGGCTTACGTGTAGTTGCTAAATTTGGAGACTCTGTCACAACAGACCATATTTCACCTGCAGGGTCAATTGGTAAAGATACTCCTGCTGGTAAATATCTACAAGAACAAGGTGTAACGCCACGAGACTTTAACTCTTACGGTTCTCGACGTGGAAATGACCGAGTGATGACAAGAGGTACATTTGCTAATATTAGAATACGTAACCAAATCGCTCCAGGTACAGAAGGCGGTTGGACAACTCATTGGCCAACTGGCGAGATCATGTCAATATATGAAGCATGTATGAAGTATAAGGAAGATGATACAGGACTTGTTGTATTAGCTGGCAATGACTATGGAATGGGAAGTTCACGTGACTGGGCTGCAAAAGGAACGAACCTTCTAGGAATCAAAACTGTTATTGCTGAAAGCTTTGAACGTATTCATCGTAGTAACCTTGTTCTTATGGGTGTTCTACCACTACAGTTTAAACAAGGTGAAAGTGCTGAAAGCTTAGGGTTAACAGGGAAAGAAACAATCGAAGTTGCTATCGATGAATCTGTAAGCCCACGAGACCATGTAAAAGTGACAGCTACTGATGAAGCGGGTAATCAAAAAGAATTCGAAGTACTTGTGAGATTTGATAGTGAAGTTGAAATTGACTACTATCGCCACGGTGGTATTTTACAAATGGTTCTTCGTGACAAATTACACGGATAATTTAGAATATATTAAGTAAGTTAAAAAGGGTCTGACTAATTCTATATAATGTGAAAGGGAGTATACCAACATTTTTGCATAATATAGTATAAAGGTCTGGCCCTTTTTCTTTATATAGCTGTTTATGATACAGTACTTAAACTCTTAACAGCTTTTTAGCTTAAAAGGAAGGACATCAAAATGACCTTATTGTAGGAGTATCAATTATAATTAATATAATGACAACCCTGTTAAAAGTATCTAGCAATAGGTAAAAATCGTATATAAATCAATTAGTTTGAATAGTAGAAGAAAAAGGGACAACTACCTGTTTGTTTATCAACACACTTGGTCAGATAATATAGTCTAACTGCCAAATTTATTACGTTCAATATTTTTATTGTTATGATGAAATCAACTTCTTTTTTGTTTAGAACAGTTTAGTATATAATCTAACGGTGTAGGGTAGTTTGTAGTATAGAAAGAGAAAGGAGATTCAAATATGCGTAGTGAAGAAATTCAACTAGCTTCAAGGCCGCAAGGTGTTCCAAACAATGATAACTTTAATTTTGTAGAAATTAATTTACCCGCTCTCAATTCTGGGGAAGTTCTTTTAAAAACTTTATACTTATCTGTAGATCCATATATGAGAGGAAGAATGAGGGAAGGGAAGTCTTATGCTGCCCCATATGAACTTCATCAACCAATCGTCGGTGGTGTTATTAGTGAAGTAATGGAAT is part of the Bacillus sp. SM2101 genome and harbors:
- the acnA gene encoding aconitate hydratase AcnA, producing MTKQDVFQARSSFEVNGKKYNYFQLSSLQKLGNITRLPYSIKVLLESVLRQVDGRVITKDHVENLAKWGTKDIKAIDVPFKPSRVILQDFTGVPAVVDLASLRKAMADMGGDPDKINPEIPVDLVIDHSVQVDKAGSADALNFNMDLEFERNAERYKFLSWAQKSFDNYRAVPPATGIVHQVNLEYLANVVQAVEEENGEFIAYPDSLVGTDSHTTMINGIGVLGWGVGGIEAEAGMLGQPSYFPVPEVIGVKLTGALPNGTTATDLALKVTQVLRAKGVVGKFVEFYGPGVAELPLADRATISNMAPEYGATCGFFPVDEEALEYMRLTGRSEEQVKVVEAYCKANGMFFTADAEDPIFTDVVEINLSAIEANLSGPKRPQDLIPLTKMKEAFNTALTAEAGNQGFGLDKAEFDKKVAVKLANGNETTMETGAIAIAAITSCTNTSNPYVLVGAGLVAKKAVEKGLQVPEYVKTSLAPGSKVVTGYLKDAGLLPYLEQLGFNVVGYGCTTCIGNSGPLAEEIEEAVAKNDLLVTSVLSGNRNFEGRIHPLVKGNYLASPPLVVAYALAGTVDIELQKDVIGKDKDGNDVYMNEIWPTMEEVKEVVNQTVTPELFRKEYEQVFDDNERWNEIETSEEALYSWDEDSTYIQNPPFFEGLSKEPGTVQDLKGLRVVAKFGDSVTTDHISPAGSIGKDTPAGKYLQEQGVTPRDFNSYGSRRGNDRVMTRGTFANIRIRNQIAPGTEGGWTTHWPTGEIMSIYEACMKYKEDDTGLVVLAGNDYGMGSSRDWAAKGTNLLGIKTVIAESFERIHRSNLVLMGVLPLQFKQGESAESLGLTGKETIEVAIDESVSPRDHVKVTATDEAGNQKEFEVLVRFDSEVEIDYYRHGGILQMVLRDKLHG